The Fulvivirga maritima genome segment TTAAAAAATATGTAGGTGGCGATAAAGGCACGTTGAGAGTAGGTACAGAATGTTATACCACCTATCATTGGCTGCCAGGCTTAATGGTAGATTTTCAGAAGGAATTTCCTAATGTAGATATAGAAATATCGCCAGACCCGAACGGTGAGCGTACGGAGCAGTTGCTTAACGGAAAGCTTGATTTGGCCATAGTGAGTGGAGAAGTGAATAATCCTAATTTAAAATTAACAGAGCTTTTTATGGATGAGCTATTAGCTTTAATGCCTAAAACTCATCCTTTTGCTAAGAAAAAGTATGTAGAGCCTCATGATTTTGAAAATGAAAAGCTGATTATACATTCTTTACCTTTAGAATCAGTAACACTGTTTAGCAGAGTGCTTATACCAGAAGATGTTCAGCCCAAAGGAGTAATTCCTATTCAGGTTACGGAGGCTGCTATAGAAATGGTTAAGGCGGGTATGGGAATAAAAGTAGCTGCCAAATGGATTTTAGATCCTTATCTGCGAGATGAAAAACTTGTGGCTGTGCCCGTAACTAAAAAGGGCCTATTTAGAACCTGGTATGCTGCTACTTTAAAGCAAACAGAGCAGCCTCAGTATATAGAGAATTTTATTGGGCACTTGAGGTGCCACTTAGTAGGTCTGTGTAACTAGGCTTTTAGCTTTTTATTTTATTAGTAATCTCCTCTATAATCTTTTCAGTAGAGTTGGTGCCATCTACAGTATAACCATTTTCTGGTGGCTCCAATATGGCAAATTGAGAGGCCACTAAGCTTTTATTCATAAAATGATTTTTTCTGGCTTCTATTCTTTCTTGTATAATTTCTTGTGGCACTTTTAGGTAAATCCATTGGATAGGAAGCTCAGATTTAGACTGTAGCTTTTGTCGATAGGTTTTTTTAAGAGCACTGCAAGCCAGTATTGCTCCTTCATTTTGCTGCCATTTTGCAATTTCTACTGATAAACTCTCTAACCATTCTTTTCGGTCTTCATCAGTTAAAGGTATGCCATCTGACATTTTAAGGATATTAGCTTCAGAGTGGTACTGGTCCGCATCATAGTAGGGTATGTTTGTTTTTTCACTTAGGGCTTTTGCTATAGTTGTCTTGCCGCTTGCCGTTACACCCATAATTATGATTACCATACTCGAATTTTTATTTAACAATTAGTGCCCTTAAAGATAGGTAGTTAAATGTTTTTTGAAGCCATTCTTTTGGGTTGATGTGCTGCTTTGTTTAAATCTCCCTTTCTTTTATTCTATTTTAAAGATTTAAAAATAAATATGATAAGTCATACAACGATTTTCGTGAGATGCTCCACTTTATATTAAACAGCTTATAATTTAAATGTCTGACAAAAAGAAAACAGAAGAAGAGATCATCAGGATGTGCCGGAAAAACAACCGGTCTGGCCAAAAGCTACTGTTTGATAAATATGCTAAGGCCATGTTTAATGTGGCTTATAGAATTTCTAATGACTACGAGCTGGCTAATGATATACTTCAGGAAGGATTTATGGAAGTGTTTAAAAACATCAAAAGTTTTCGGGCGGAGTCAGCGCTGGGAGCCTGGATAAAAACCATAATAGTGCGCACTACATTACGGAAGGTAAAAAAGGAAGGCTTTTTTGAAAGCTTCGAATTAGAAAAACATGATCAGGTTATAGAGTGGAGTGATCATTTTACTGTACAGGACTTAGAAAAGGCCATACAGTCGTTGCCAGACGGATATAGAGCTGTCTTTCTTTTGTCAGAAAAGGAGGGTTATAAGCACCGGGAAATAGCGGAAATGCTGGAGATATCGGAAGGAACGTCGAAATCTCAGCTATGGAACGCTAAGAAAATTTTACAGAAAAAATTAAAGGAGTATCAGTATGACCGAATATAATAATAACAAGCTATTGAGGTCTTTAGAGAATTTGCCGGAGAAAGATCCTCCTGCTAATTCATGGGAAAAACTAAGGGGAACTCTGGATTTTGAAGATGCGGTGGGTGAAAGCTTATTAGAGTGGGAAGATCATCATGAATTTAAAGAGGATGTTTGGAAGTCATTAGAAATGCACTTGCAGGCAGATAATCCTAATAAAGGAGAGGGTAAGCGCAGGATATTAATGTATGCTATTGCTGTAGCGGCTACACTGCTTTTCAGCCTTTTTGTTTACTGGGGTTATTTCGCGGAAGTGAAATATGAAGTCACCTATGCTGAAGTGGTAGTTGAAGAACAGGAAATGGATAATATGGCTTCAGATGTTGAAGCGGAAAAATTCATAAAGCAGGTCTGTGCATTGCAAACAGAGGTCTGTAATAATCCTGAATATAAGGCCTTGAAGTCTCAATTATCAGACCTCGATCAGGAAATGGAGCAATTAGATCATATGCTCGAGGCAAATGAAAAAAATCCATATCTGCTTAAGGCAAAAGGAAGAGTTCAGCTTTTAAAGGCTGATGTAACCAGAAAAATTATTTCAATAATCACATCATGATGTCAAGAATACTAGGAATACTAATGCTAATTCTGCTTTCATGTACAATGCTCTTCTCACAGCAGAAGCTGGTGCATGTAGTAACTAAAACTATAGAGCGGGAGCTCAAGCAGGATGAAGTAAAGAAAATGAAGATTAATTCTGAAAAGGCAGATATTAATGTGGTGGGTTGGTCTGGGAATAGTGTGAAATTGACCATTAAGCTAGTGGCTAAAAATAAGTCAAAAGAAGATGCCGAATCAGATCTGCAGTTTATAAAGTATCAAATAACTAAAAAGGAAGATGCTTATATAGTTAGCAATGTTTTTTATTCAAAGGATAACCGCACGGCTATATCCAGTGATCTTTCTGTAGTGTATGAATTAAAGGTGCCTAAAACCATGGGCATTTATATTACCAATATGTATGGAGGAGTCAGTGTTGCTCACTTATCCGGCTATTTAGATGTGCAGCTAAAATTTGGACAAATAGAGTTGGGGGATCTTTCTGGTGAACTGAAAATAAACACTTATTACGGAGACTTGATGGCTAGAAATCTGAAAGTGAAAATGAGATGTGTTTCCGAAAAATCTAATGTAGAGTTATCAGGAATAGAAGGAGCTTATTATCTGGAAGCTAATTTCGGAACATTGAGTTTTCAGGGGAAGGAAGGGTTAACCTTTTTGCAGGTGGAGGCAAAGAATAGCGAAGTGAGCCTCAATTTAGATTCTTTTGAAGAATATAGATACGATCTCTCCACCCTTTATGGGAATATTAAAATACCTGAAAGATATCAAGAAGAGGTAAAAAAATCCATCTCTCAGAAAAGGAGCTTTAATCAGACCTTTCGTTCAGACAGAGATATTTTGATCCATACTACCTTCAATGACATTAAAATTAGTTCAATCAAGACCATTTCAAGCTCAAAATAGATGAAGAAAGTTATATTATTAGTAGCCAGTGTTTTTGTGGGTTTCACGTATTTGCATGCTCAGTCTGATAGCACTGCTGTTGACTACAGTATGGAACTAGTAAGTGCCAAAAGCCTTAAAGAAGGAAAGAAGTATAAATATATAGACAGGCAGTTTATACCTGAAAAGCATATGTTTAGGGTAGGCTTTATGAATGGAGATTATTGGGTGACAACAGGCATGTTTGCAGAGTATGAAAGGAAAATAGGAATCAAAAGTGCTGTTTATGGAGGTTTTACCTCATGGCGAACTGAATACTATGCTTTACATGGTGGTTATAAATTCTTTTATAATCAAAAGCGAAAGGTGAAAAATAATGAACAGGCTAATAATTTAGTAGGTTCTTTTGTGTCAGCTCAGGTTTCTCATCAGCTCACCAGTACGCCACGTACATATCCTGATAATGATAATACTAAACTGACCACTTACAGTCTGTACTGGGGGCTTCAGAAAAGGTTGGGGAGATATGGGTATTTAGAGTTAAGGGTAGGGCCTTCCTATACTCCAGGTTCCAGAGCAATGAGTTTTGGAGCATCTCAATCGATAACACCTAGTAGGTGGGATTTTGATGCGCAAGTAAAGTTAGGGCTTGCTATTGGTAATAAAGTACGTGAGGAGGAACTGATTGAGCGTTATAGTAAAGACTTCGCTAATCAGAAATTTATTGAGCAAAAGGAAGAAAAGACGATGTTTAAAGTAGGCTTAAATTATATTTCTTTAAATGATATTGAATATAGCATGTCCAATAATGTTGCCGTTGAGCAGAAAATACTTCCTCCACTTTCTGTGCTGGCGGCAGCTAATATAACGCATAGAGTTAATTTGAATGGGAATGATTATTGGCGTGGGAGAAAAGTATCTATATCTTATGATTTGGGCATTCGCTATTATTACAATCTAATGAAGAAAATGAAGCAGGGTCGTAATGGGAATAATTTTTCAGGCGCTTATGTTGGATTGGCGGCTAGAGAACTATTTGATACTGGAGGAAGCTATTTTGGTGATCCGGAACCTTATTTAGGGGTTCATTGGGGAATGCAAAGAACACTAG includes the following:
- a CDS encoding LysR family transcriptional regulator, translated to MEVRHLRLIKEVAEKGSLTKAKEGLFLSQSALSHQLKEVETKLGAPLFHRVNKKLVLTGAGKILLESAERILNELEQAELAVKKYVGGDKGTLRVGTECYTTYHWLPGLMVDFQKEFPNVDIEISPDPNGERTEQLLNGKLDLAIVSGEVNNPNLKLTELFMDELLALMPKTHPFAKKKYVEPHDFENEKLIIHSLPLESVTLFSRVLIPEDVQPKGVIPIQVTEAAIEMVKAGMGIKVAAKWILDPYLRDEKLVAVPVTKKGLFRTWYAATLKQTEQPQYIENFIGHLRCHLVGLCN
- a CDS encoding gluconokinase, whose amino-acid sequence is MVIIIMGVTASGKTTIAKALSEKTNIPYYDADQYHSEANILKMSDGIPLTDEDRKEWLESLSVEIAKWQQNEGAILACSALKKTYRQKLQSKSELPIQWIYLKVPQEIIQERIEARKNHFMNKSLVASQFAILEPPENGYTVDGTNSTEKIIEEITNKIKS
- a CDS encoding RNA polymerase sigma factor, encoding MSDKKKTEEEIIRMCRKNNRSGQKLLFDKYAKAMFNVAYRISNDYELANDILQEGFMEVFKNIKSFRAESALGAWIKTIIVRTTLRKVKKEGFFESFELEKHDQVIEWSDHFTVQDLEKAIQSLPDGYRAVFLLSEKEGYKHREIAEMLEISEGTSKSQLWNAKKILQKKLKEYQYDRI
- a CDS encoding DUF4097 family beta strand repeat-containing protein; this translates as MMSRILGILMLILLSCTMLFSQQKLVHVVTKTIERELKQDEVKKMKINSEKADINVVGWSGNSVKLTIKLVAKNKSKEDAESDLQFIKYQITKKEDAYIVSNVFYSKDNRTAISSDLSVVYELKVPKTMGIYITNMYGGVSVAHLSGYLDVQLKFGQIELGDLSGELKINTYYGDLMARNLKVKMRCVSEKSNVELSGIEGAYYLEANFGTLSFQGKEGLTFLQVEAKNSEVSLNLDSFEEYRYDLSTLYGNIKIPERYQEEVKKSISQKRSFNQTFRSDRDILIHTTFNDIKISSIKTISSSK